One window of the Corvus moneduloides isolate bCorMon1 chromosome 10, bCorMon1.pri, whole genome shotgun sequence genome contains the following:
- the LOC116448897 gene encoding putative coiled-coil domain-containing protein 195: MEGNTHLLQVIRKMRSQINRLERENRALKGELQGCRQRAVPAERGAAGADGNDVRSLAIDGEGPAASPASLQGSATAAPAPSEQTGMDSPPHAYSRKKRANTYATPLSPPAPAPSSTRSYWAGRKPPSHGLLEVPDSAQPPAPPAAAQLSREEEKGLEPSPASCLSYSHSSNMKLFQEHICKCRGKVKAVSFLLPMDMSAFAEKQGSLKSPQNQSTKHLMTITEKDM, encoded by the exons ATGGAGGGGAACACGCACCTCCTGCAGGTCATCCGCAAGATGCGCTCCCAAATCAATAGACTGGAGAGGGAAAACAGGGCGCTgaagggagagctgcagggctgcaggcagagagctgTGCCGGCGGAGAGAGGGGCGGCAGGAGCAGATGGGAACGACGTGAGGAGCCTCGCCATTGATGGGGAAGGACCGGCTGCAtctccagcatccctgcagggaaGCGCCACGGCCGCTCCAGCGCCGAGCGAGCAGACAG GCATGGACTCTCCTCCACATGCCTATTCCAGGAAGAAAAGGGCCAACACTT ACGCTACCCCACTgtctcccccagctcctgctccttccagcacaAGGTCCTACTGGGCTGGCAGGAAGCCTCCAAGCCATGGGCTCCTGGAGGTGCCAGACAGTGCCCAGccaccagcccctcctgctgcagcacagctcagcagggaagaggagaaagggcTTGAACCATCACCAGCCAGTTGTCTCTCCTACAGCCACTCCAGCAACATGAAGCTGTTTCAGGAGCACATCTGCAAGTGCAG GGGTAAAGTAAAGGCTGTGAGTTTCCTCTTACCAATGGATATGTCAGCATTTGCTGAAAAGCAAGGTTCTCTCAAAAGTCCACAAAATCAGAGCACAAAACATCTAATGACCATCACTGAAAAGGATATGTGA